One Ficedula albicollis isolate OC2 chromosome Z, FicAlb1.5, whole genome shotgun sequence DNA window includes the following coding sequences:
- the MRPL17 gene encoding 39S ribosomal protein L17, mitochondrial produces the protein VPPIPAAAPARRGAGAERAAPQEKDLIHKLFKVLAPRFQPHPGSYTRLLQIPNRDGLDRAKMAVIELKGNPLPPLVRPRRDSDKTLLNQLLKGYRQDAQRAAAARGTPV, from the coding sequence gTACCCCCCATCCCCGCAGCCGCCCCGGCCCGCCGCGGAGCCGGGGCTGAGCGTGCCGCCCCGCAGGAGAAGGACCTCATCCACAAGCTGTTCAAGGTGCTGGCGCCCCGCTTCCAGCCGCACCCCGGCAGCTACACGCGGCTGCTGCAGATCCCCAACCGGGACGGGCTGGACCGCGCTAAGATGGCGGTGATCGAGCTGAAGGGGAACCCGCTGCCGCCGCTCGTCCGCCCGCGCCGCGACTCGGACAAGACGCTGCTGAACCAGCTGCTCAAGGGATACCGGCAGGACGCGCAGCGGGCGGCCGCCGCCCGGGGCACCCCCGTCTAG